The following is a genomic window from Pelobacter seleniigenes DSM 18267.
AGCGGCTTGCGGGCGATCAAAGCCGAAGGAACCGATTTTTACAATGAGGTGTCAGCCGCTATTCAAACCACGATGACCGATCTGACCACCAATCGTGAGCTGGCCGACCTTTATGGCCGAGTCCTGATTCCCCAGGCGCGACAACTTTATCAACTCAGCCTGGCCGATTTTGAAGTCGGGCGGCGCGACTACCAGGCCCCCCTGACCGCCCTGCTCAGTTTGTTCCGCTATCAGGAAAAATACTACCAGGCCCTGACCGCCTTTCAGGTCGACATGGCCCGGCTGGAAGGGCTCAGTGGTATCGCTCTGAACACACCGGTCGTTGCAGCGGAAAGATATTGAGGATGCCGATAT
Proteins encoded in this region:
- a CDS encoding TolC family protein, translating into MYFNRDLQDEASFEADSGLRAIKAEGTDFYNEVSAAIQTTMTDLTTNRELADLYGRVLIPQARQLYQLSLADFEVGRRDYQAPLTALLSLFRYQEKYYQALTAFQVDMARLEGLSGIALNTPVVAAERY